DNA from bacterium:
GGCGGCGCTGCCGGAATCGACCGCCGGGGTCGCACCGCGCAGCGCGGCGACCGGCGCCGCGAGCAGTGCGACGAGCAGCGCCGCCGGCGCGGCCGTGCGCAGCGGAGATCGGCGCGGTCGCATAGTTATTCTATTTTATCCTATCGCCGGAGGCGCCGTCAGACGCGAACGAAAATCCGGGCCCGGTACAGCGGAACCAGGACGAGCCACCACACCGCGACGTACGCGCCGGTATAGAGCCACAGCGCCGGCACCGTGCCGACCCGGGCGACGAGCGAGGCGATAATCGCCGATTCCAGCGAGACGAAGGCGCCGGCGGCAGTGCGCGCCTGCCAGGCGTCCAGCACGAGCAGCTTGAAGAGAATCGGCACCACGTAGGCTACGATCGCGTTCACGCCGAGCACGGCGAGCGGCGCGGCGACGGGACGCCAGCCGGCGACGTCGGCCAGCGCGTAGAACGCCGCCAGCAGCGCGAGCCCAAAGCCGCCGGCGAGCAGCGCGTACGACGGCGTCCAGAGCGGTTTGCTGAGCGGCAGGACGGCGCCCCAGACCCCGCCGCCGGCCGCGAGCGCGAGCCCTCCGAGCCCGACGGCCGCCACCGCCAATGCGGGATGGAGGGCCCGGCGCTCGTCCGGCACGCCCCACAGGACGCCGCGGCGGAGCACCTCGCCGGCCGCTCCGCCGATCAATGCGAGCGCGGAGGCGGGCGCGACGGAGAGCAGGCCCGCGACGTGATAGCGCGTCAGGTACGTGTCGTTGAGATACCGCACGATGTTGTGACTCTCGCTCAGCACGCCGGGCGCGGCGCCCGGAACCGGCACGAACGCGAGGAGCCCGGCGTAGCCGCCCAAGAGGCCCGCCGCGGCGGCGAGGCGCGCGAGGACCGGCAGTCCGCCGAGCGCGGCGGCTGCAAGATACGAAAGACCGAGCAGCTGGAGCACGTCGATGTTGAGCGCGAGCTGGCGCGCTTCGAGGGAATCGATCAGGACGCCGAGCGCGACGAGCAACACGGCCCGCCGCGCGATGCGCCATATCCGGAGCCAGACGGACCCGTGCGCCGCGTGGCTCTGCGGGATGGCGACGCCCATCGCGAGCACGAACCACGGCAGGATCATGTCCGTGAAGGTCACGCCCTGCCCCCACGGCGCGTGCATCAGCTGCCGGGGGGTGGCATTGGTCCAC
Protein-coding regions in this window:
- a CDS encoding DUF5009 domain-containing protein codes for the protein MDTSKARRLVSLDAFRGAVIAGMLVVNNVPWTNATPRQLMHAPWGQGVTFTDMILPWFVLAMGVAIPQSHAAHGSVWLRIWRIARRAVLLVALGVLIDSLEARQLALNIDVLQLLGLSYLAAAALGGLPVLARLAAAAGLLGGYAGLLAFVPVPGAAPGVLSESHNIVRYLNDTYLTRYHVAGLLSVAPASALALIGGAAGEVLRRGVLWGVPDERRALHPALAVAAVGLGGLALAAGGGVWGAVLPLSKPLWTPSYALLAGGFGLALLAAFYALADVAGWRPVAAPLAVLGVNAIVAYVVPILFKLLVLDAWQARTAAGAFVSLESAIIASLVARVGTVPALWLYTGAYVAVWWLVLVPLYRARIFVRV